The following DNA comes from Kitasatospora viridis.
AGACCGGCCTGACCGCCGAGGCCGCCGAACTTCGCGACCAACTGCTCGACTGGGACCGGCGGATGGCCGCCGACTCGGTCGCCGCCGGCCGCTTCGCCGCGCTGCGCTCGGCCGTGGTGCGGGCGGTCGCCGCACTCCCGGTGCTCGCCCCGCTCGCCGAACCCGGCGGCCACCCGGCCCTGTTCGCGCCCTGGCTCTCGCTCACCGCCCGGGTCGGCTTCGCCCTGGAACACCTGCTGGTCCCCGGCCGGCTGCCCGGCCTGGACCCGGCGGCCGTGGTCCGCGCCGCCCTGGACCAGGTGGCCGGCCAGCCCGCCCGCGCCTGGGGCGAGACCCACCGCCTCGCCCCCTGGCGGGCGGTGGCCGACCCCGACTGGACCGAGCCCCCGCTCGGCGGCGACCACGACTGCGTGCTCGCCACCACCAGCGTCCCCGGGATCACCGACCGGTGCGGGCGGGCCAGCGCCGCCCGCTACGCCTGGGACCTCGCCGACCGGTCCGCCAGCCGCTGGGTGGTCCCGCTCGGCGCCGGCGGCCCCGGCCACCGCCACGACCAACTCCCGCTCTGGCTGAGCGGCCGGCTCATCCCCGCGACCACCCAGGAGAACCCGTGACCACCTCCCGGCAGGACCCTCCCACCTTCCAGTGGACCGTCCCCGGCTTCGGCGCCCTGCTGCTGCGCCCGCTCGACCCCGACGGCGACGCGGCCGTCGTGCACTCCTGGGTGGACGACGAACGCGCCCGGTTCTGGGGCATGGTGGGCCACACCCGCGAACAGGTGCGCGAGGTCTACGCCTACCTCGACTCGCTCACCACCCATCACGCCCACCTGCTGCTGCGCGAGGGCGAACCGGTCGCGCTCTTCCAGACCTACCAGCCCGAGCACGACCCGCTCGGCGAGCACTACCCCGTCCAGGACGGCGACTTCGGCGTCCACCTGCTGATCGCGCCGACCACCGGCGAGCCGAGGCCGGGCCACACCGCCGTGCTGATCGGCGCACTGCTCGCCGCCGTGCTCACCGACCGGGGCGTGCGCCGGATCGTCGCCGAGCCGGACAGCCGCAACGAGGCCTCGATCGCCCGGCTGCGCCGCACCGGCTTCCAGCCCGGTCCGGAGGTGCAGTTGGAGCACAAGCGGGCCCGACTGCTGTTCCTGGCGCGCGAGGACGCCGAGCGGTTCTGCGCGGAGGTCCTGCCGGCCGCTCCGGTTCCCAGCTGACGCACAGTCCCTCCAACTCTCCACCGCAGGAAGGCGACAACTCGTCCCCGTTCCCTCCGGGGGTGCTGCGCCGAGGAGTTGATGCCCTTACCAGTCGGACGCTGACCTGGCGTCACGTCCGGGGCGGGATGCCGTGGGGCCGGGCGCTCGCGGTGCAGGTGGCGGCGGTGCGGGGTGGCGGCGGCCGGTGGCGGGCGGGCACGGTCCGTCAACGCTCCTAGGGAATCCCAAGGTTGAGTTCTGCCCAGGCTCTTGTTGGCCTGCACATGACTGACTTAGCCTCATCGAGAGCCGCCCGACCGAACGGTGCTTCGGGCGGCTGTCGACCCCCACCACCCCGGGCCACCCCCATGGCCCGAGATGAACGCACCTCGCGCGCCCCCCACGTTGACCTGCCGTCACAGGAGGCACTCCCTTGTTCCGCACCCCCACCACCGCCCGGGCGGCCCGGATCGCGCTCGCCCTCACCGGCACCGCAGCCCTGGGCCTGTCCGCCCTCGCCACCGCCGCACCCGCCGGCGCCGCCAACGCACCCTCCTGGGTGCGGTCCTGCGCCGTCCTGCGGGCCGGTGACACGATGGCGTGCAACGCGCTGAAGGTCACCGACGTCGCCCAGGCCCACCCGCTCGGCGTCACCCCGAACGCCACCCCCAGCGGCTTCGGGCCCAGCGACCTGCGCAGCGCCTACAACCTGCCGGCCAACGGCGGCGCGGGCCAGACCGTCGCCATCGTGGACGCCTACAACGACCCGAGCGCCGCGGCCGACCTCGCCGTCTACCGCGCGCAGTACGGCCTGCCCGCCTGCACCGTGGCGAACGGCTGCTTCAAGCAGGTCAGCCAGACCGGCAGCACCACCTCGCTGCCGTCCGACGACAGCGGCTGGGCGGGCGAGATATCCCTCGACCTCGACATGGTCTCGGCGATCGCGCCCAACGCCCACATCATCCTCGTCGAGGCCAGCAGCGCCAGCATGGGCGACCTCGGCACCTCGGTCAACGAGGCCGTCAAGCTGGGCGCCAAGTTCGTCTCCAACAGCTACGGCGGCGGCGAGTCCTCGGCCGACACCTCCTACGACGCCAGCTACTTCAACCACCCGGGCGTCGCGATCACCGTCTCCTCCGGCGACAGCGGCTACGGCGTCGAGTACCCGGCCGCCTCCAAGTACGTCACGGCGGTCGGCGGCACCTCGCTCAAGAAGGCCTCCAACAGCCGCGGTTGGACCGAGTCGGTGTGGTCCACCAGCAGCAGCGAGGGTGCCGGCTCCGGCTGCTCCCGGTACGACGCCAAGCCGACCTGGCAGAAGGACACCGGCTGCGCCAAGCGCACCGTGGCCGACGTCTCGGCGGTCGCCGACCCGGCCACCGGCGTCGCGGTCTACCAGACCTACGGCGGCTCCGGCTGGAACGTCTACGGCGGCACCAGCGTCGCCTCGCCGATCATCGCGGCGGTCTACGCCGACGCGGGCGCGCCGCACGCGGCGATCCCGGCGGCCGACGCCTACGCCCACCCGGGCTCGCTGAACGACGTCACCACCGGCAAGACCGCCACCTGCTCGCCGGCCTACCTGTGCACCGCCGGCAAGGGCTACGACGGCCCGACCGGCCTCGGCACCCCGAACGGCCTGGCGGCCTTCACCGGCTGACGCCGCGCTGCTTCTGCGGGCCCGTGGGCCCGGACCGCACGCCGGTCCGGGCCCACGGGCCGTTCACGTTGTTGGGCGGCTCGGGCGGAAGCGGTCGTGCCGGTGCGCCGGAGCGTCGGTAAGGTGCGACCAACCCCCGTGCTCCAGTCGACGGGTGGTCGAATTCGATCACAAGTGCACTGTCGTACCGTCCGGCTGACATTCCGTCACATCATCCTCGTGGCAAGTATTCTCATCTCGCGGCCGCGCGGCCCACGATGGGCGCCCGCCGGAGAGGACGGAACGCGTGACCGAGCCGGACTGGGCGCTGGCCGCAGGCAGGCACCCGCGCCTGACCTTCGCCGCCTTCTGCGAGACGCACGAGCTGGTCTGGACCCGCTTCGCCCGGGCCGGACGCCTCGGCGAGCCGGACGTCCGCCGGGTCGTCACGAGGACCAGGGAACACCTCTGGCAGGCCTGGCCCATCGCCCTGCGCGAGCACAGCACCGCCGCCTACGCCTGGCGGCTGCTCAAGGAGGCGATCGCCGTCGTCACCGCCGAACGGGACGCGGGCGGCGCCCGCGAGCCCGCCGGCGACGAGCAGCCCTGGCAGGAGGCGGCCTGCGCCACCGTCGACCGCATCGGCCTGCGAGTGCGCACCTGGCAGGAGAAGCTGGCCGTCCACGACGCCCTCGGCAGGCTGTCCGAACGCCACCACGACGTACTCGTCCTCAGCTACGGCCTCGGCCTGCCCGACCGCCGGATCGCCGACTACCTGGACACCACCGAGGCCGACGTCCGCGCCCGACTGCGCCGCGCCCGCGCCACACTGGAACGCACCTTCGGCTCCGAGCAGCCGCCCGGGAGCCCGAGATGACCACGAGCCAGGCCGAGACCGTTTACTGGCGGCGCCTGACCGCCGCACCCGCCCCCTACCCGAGCGCCCACCAGCAGGCCGGACACGAACTCGACCTGCTGTGCTCGCTGATCCTGGCCGCACCCGCCGCCGCACCCGCGATCGAGCAACTCGCCGACCACGGCCACGACCAGCCCGAGGGCGCCCTCGTCCTCGGCGCCCTGCTCCACCTGGCCGGCCACCGGGACGGCTCCCGGTTCTGGTGGGAGTTCGCGGCCGGCGGCGGCTCGCACACCGCCGCCTCCTGCCTGAGCCTCCATCACCACAGCCTCGGCGAACCCCGGGACGGCGACTTCTGGCGCTCGCAGGCCGAGCAGCTCGCCCGCCGCCCCCGCCCCGCCCGCCGCTCGCCCGCCGTGCCCCGCCCCCTGGTCCCGCACGCCGTCCGCGCCGACCTGCTGGCCCGCTGCCAGGAAGGCCTCGACGTGCGCCTGCCACCCCGCATCCTCGCCGCGATCGGTCAGCTGCCGGTGGACGACGACGAGGACCACGGCGAGGTCCCCCGCTCCCACCCGGACCTGGTCCACTGGCTCGCCGGGGCCTGACCGGTCGGTCTTGCCGCGCGGAAAGCCTTGGAGGTCGACCGCCCGCGTGCGGCAGACTCGGACCAAGCACTCTTGCAACCGGAGGATCCTGACCATGGCTGACCGGCCCCTGACCCTGATGGCGGTGCACGCCCACCCCGACGACGAGGCGAGCGGGACGGGCGGTGTCCTCGCCCGCTACGCGGCGGAGGGCATCCGCACCGTCCTGGTCACCTGCACCGACGGCGGTTGCGGCGACGGCCCCGGGGGAGCCAAGCCCGGCGAGCCCGGCCACGACCCGGCCGCCGTCGCCGTGCTGCGCCGCCAGGAGCTGGAGGCGAGCTGCGAGGTGCTGAAGGTCAGTCACCTGGAAATGCTCGACTACGCGGACTCCGGAATGATGGGCTGGCCGAACAACGACGCCCCGGGCTCGTTCTGGGCGACCCCGGTCGCCGAGGGAGCCGCCCGCCTCGCCGAACTGCTGCGGCACTACCAGCCCGACGTCGTCGTCACCTACGACGAGAACGGCTTCTACGGCCACCCCGACCACATCCAGGCCAACCGCATCACCACGGCCGCGCTGGAACTGACCGGACAGACCCCGAAGCTCTACTGGACGACGGCGCCGCGCTCCCGCATGCGCCAGTTCGGCGAGGTCCTGCGCGAGTCCGGCGTCGACTGGCCGGAGCCGGACCCCGAGGAGGCCGCCACCATGCCCCAGATCGGCCTGCCCGACGAGGAGATCACCACCTGGGTGGACACCGCCGAGTTCGGCAGCCAGAAGTACGACGCCCTCGCCGCCCACGCCAGCCAGGGCGAGAACATCTTCTTCCTGCGCATGGGCAAGGAGCGCTTCACCGAACTGATGGGCGTCGAGACCTTCCTGCGCGTCCAGGACCCCACCGGCGCACCCGTCCCCGAGAACGACCTCTTCGCCGGCCTGCGCTGAGCCGCCTGACCGGGGGTCGGGGAGCCACAGGTGCAAGCGCTCCTTGCCCGCTGCTCTGCGGACAAGGAGCGCTCGACGGCGGGGGACAGCCGGCTCACGCGGCTGTCTGGGAGCGTTTGCCTGGCTATCGGTAAGGCACCGCGATCGAGGCCGCGGTACGGCACCAAGCCGGTTCGGCTGCCGCGAGCTCAGCCCAGGTACACCTTCTGCCATTCGAGCGAGCTCATCGTTAGCGCTGCCTCGGCCAGCGTGCGAGCCGACTTGGTCTTGAGTTTGTCGAAGCTGGTGTCGATCCAGGGCTGGACGTTCTGGTAGCCCTGCTCGCGGTATTCGACGGCCTGGATCAGGCATTCGAGCTTGTCGGCGTCGTGGGCCACGGTCACTTCGAGGCTCTCGGCGTTCTCGTACTCCGCCACGATCGCCTGAATGCCAGCACGCACGGCAGGGTGGGCCGCGCTGACCTGATCCTCTGTCACCCTCTCGTTGGAGGCGGCGGTGACGTAGCGTCGGCCGATGTGGGGGATGTCGCCGATCCGGGTCTCCTGGGTGTCGTGGAACGTGCAGAGCAGCGCCACCTTGGCCGGGTCGGCGCCCTCCATCATGGCGAGCACGGCACCGACGACCGCCGTGCGGAAGCTGTGTTCGGCGATGGTCTCCGGGTCCTTGACGCCGGCGATCCACCAGCCGGACCGCTTGGCCCGCTTGAGCATTCCCATCTCCATCAGGAAGCCCGCCGTGCCCTGCGACTGCTTGTCGTCCGTCATCGCCGTCCTTCGGTGCGTTGGATCAGTTGCGGGTACTGCCGGATCCGCCGATCCGAAGACCGTAGTACACGGCCTCCAGCTCGCGGCGGGATTGCGTAGAAAGTCTGTCCCCGTCCAGTAGCGTCCGAACCTGTGCTTTCAAGTCCTCTGCGACGTGCGGGTCGGCGTCGAGGAGCCCGCGCCTGGCGATCAGCAAGGCCCAGATCGAGTGGACGTACAGGTCCGTGTACTCGACTGCCCGGTCGAGCCGGACCGCGAGCTGCCGTAGCAATGCGGACGCGTCCCAGGCCGGGCGGTCGCGCTCGGCCATGAACCTGTCGTCGGTCTGGGGACGAGGGTCCAGGCCGAGCCAGTGGGCCCAGTAGTTGAGGTTGGCTGCCTCGGCCGCATCGTTGTCGGTCAGCGACCGGGCGATGAAGTCGCGCAGCAGTTCGGGATCGCCCTGCCGGGCAAGGGCTGCAGCAACCGATCGCGCCTCCACCCAGCGGGGCGACCAACCCGAGACCGAGGCTGTCAGCCGGCCCCGACGTCGCATTGCGTCGAACCACTCGGCAGCGTTCCAATCGCGGTCGTAGGCCGAGAGATAGAACACCTGACGCCGAAGCAACGCCGCGTCCTCGCTGTCCCTCTCGTCCCTCTCGGCCTTCTGGCGAAGAGTGTCGAAGAACAGCGCGCGGTCGGCTGCGCTGAGGAGGGGAGCGACGGCAACCGGACCGCGTCGTGCCGCCGGGGTGCTCATCTGAGCAGCCACCACTCCGGGAAGGACGCCGCTGACGGCCCATCCGATCATGTGGGTGGTGTCGCGCGTCAGGACCCAGTTGGCAAGGGGGTGTTCTTCTACGGACCCGCTTCCGGCTCTGTCGCTCAGCATCTCGCTGAGGATGAAGTCGGTGTCCATGGCGAGGTTCAGTGCGTCGACCAACGCCGGTGGTGCTCCGAGGTGGATGAGTTTGCGGCGTATGACGACGAGGTTGCCGGCCCGCGTCGCCGACAGCGGGCGCCGGCCGGACTCCCAACCCTGCAGCGTGCTCTTGTCCACGCCGAGGTCGATGGCCAACTCCTCCTGGGTGCGGGGGACCTGTTCCCGGATGACCTTGAAGAGGTACCCGGTCACCAGGCCGTCTGCCCCGCGTTCATGCGTACTCCGACCACCAGTCAGTGCTTGTCCCCGCCGTGATGGCGTACGAGCTGGCATTCCGGCGCTCCCTGGCCTCGATCGCGCGGGCAACTCGTACCCGTAGTCCGTCGAACCCCCACGTCACTAAGCGTAGCTTCATGACTACGGCATCACCGCGCGGAGGAAGCCTAGTTCCGGGTCGGCTCCTTCGGTCCCGATCCGCGAGATGTCTCGCCGCTCTGAAGGAAGTTGAGCCGGGTCCCGGCTCCTCGGACCTTCACAGCGGACACCAGCCGGCGGCCTCTCCCTGTGAATCCCCCGATGGGGTGGGGCCGCCACCAGGCCGCGAGCGGAACGGTGCTCGCCGTCGACTTCGCACCAGCGGAATGAGGGAACCCGATGAACACCACACTGACCGCTCTGGCTGGGCAGATCGCCCAGCTGGACGCCGTGGACTCCGCCCAGCTGGAGCGGATGCGCCACGAGGCCCTGACCGCCCCGGCACCCTGGAGGGCGGAGTACAGCGCCTACCAGTCCGGCGGCTGGTGGACCACCTCGCTGATGAACGCCTCCGGCGACGCCGCCGACGTGACGATCGGCGACTGCTCCGCCAGGCCGACCGACCTGCTGGCCCAGATGCCGGCCACCACCGCCTTCCTCGCCGGCCTCGGCCTCAACTACATGTGGGTGCGGCTCGCCCGACTGGAGGGCAACGCCTTCCTCTGGGAACACCGTGACTACGACGAGCTCGACCAGGTCGAGCGGCACCGCCTGCACGTCCCCCTGCACACCAACAGCTCCGCCTTCCTGGTCACCGGCGGCACCAAGGTGCACATGGCCGGCGGCCGGATCTGGCGCCTCACCCCGACCTACCCCCACGGCGTCTGCTACCTCCTGGGCCCGGACCGGATCCACCTGATCGCCGACGTGTACGCCGACGACGCGTACCGACGGCTGGCCCGCCGCCCGGTGCTCCACCCGACGGTTGCTCAGCCGCTGCCCACCGCCGATGAGACGGTCCTGGCCGAACGGCTGGGGACCGCCCGCAGCATGGCCACCCTGGGCTACATCGATGCCGCCGAGCGGATGCTGCTGCGGCTCTTCTACACCTACGCCCTGCCGGAGGGCGCGGCGTACGACCTGATCGCCGAACTGCACACCTCGGTCGGCGACATGGAGGCCGCGGGGCGTTGGAGGACGGCCAAGCGTCGGCTCCTCGCGCTCACGGCCTGATCAACAGCCCACCTCCGCACTCCGAAGGGAGAAGCGCATGCCCACCCTGCAACTGGCAGAGATCACCCAGGCCAACCGGCCCGCCCAACTGCCGCTGCTGTCCAAGCTGGCGGACATCCTGGCCACGTCCCCGGCCGTCACCCACCTGATGGTCCGTGGATCCCTGGCGTACGGCACCGCCGACCGGCTCTCCGACGTCGACCTCGTCGTCGGCGTGCAGGATGCCCAACTGCCGACCTTCATCGAGGCGGTGGACACCCTGATGTCCGTCGAAGCCGGGGCCCTGCTGCCCGGCTGGCGCGACACGATCGTCGCCGACCTCGGCGGCGTCGGGATGGTCTTCCTCGTCCCCGACAACGACCGGCTCCACCAGATCGACCTCTACCTCGCGCCCGTCTCCCGCATCCCGCGCCTGCGGGAGACGGTCAACACCGCCGTCGTCCTCGATCGAGAGTCGGCGCCTGCGGCCGTCCAGGACATCGCGGTGGCCGAGAGCTTCGCCGCTTCCTACCTCGCCCGCCCCCGCACGTGCGCCGAGTTGCTGATCGAGCACCTGGTCCTGGCCGTGCTCCTGCACAAGCGGATCAAGCGGGGACAGCGGTTCGTGGCCTACTCCGAGTGGCACCGCCTGCACACCGCGACGAAGGACCTCATCAAGACCGCGCTCGTGCCGGCCTCGCAGTTCTGGGGCTGGTACCAGCTGCGCGAGCAGATCGCGGTGACCCCGATCGGCCGGGCCTGCCTGGACGACCTCGACACGGCGATCAGCGGCCCGGCGATCCCGCAGGCCGCAGACGTCACCAACGCGATCGAGCGGATGCTCGCCCTGGTGGAGCGGGCCTGCCCGCAGGCGCTCGACGGTCTGCACGACGCCGTCACCGCCTACCGCACCTACCAGGAGCTGGCGTGAACGCACTCCACCTCGCGGGCCCGGCCGCCAGCCGGGCCCGCGAGGGCCTGACCGCCGTCTTCTTCGGGGGCGTCGTCCCCTCCTCGGCGAACGAGGAAGCCATGGCCGAGGAGATCGGACGCAGCCTCGCCCAGGCCGGATACCAACTGCTGCACGGCGGCTACAACGGCCTGATGGAAGCCGCCGCCCGGGGAGCGGCCTCCCAAGGCGCTACCGTCACCGCGGTCACCCTGATCGGCAAGCACGACGAGTGGGGCGCGTTCAACCCGCACGCCACCATGTCCGTCCACCTGCCCGACCTCGGTGCCCGGCTCAACCACTACCTCGACCACGCCGACCTCGTCGTCGCGATGGGCGGCGGTGTCGGCACCCTGCACGAGCTGACCGCCTCGCTCTACTACGCGACCACCATCAGGCCCGTCCCGGTCTGCCTCGCCGGCCCAGCCGCCGCGCGCCTGCTCGACTTCCTGCACCACGAACGGTGGCTGTACGAGACCCCGACCCGACCGCTCGGTTTCCTGAGCACCGCCGAGTCCGCCGACGCCTTCCGCACTCACCTCGCCACCCTCACGACCAGCCTGATCGGAGGACCATGACCACCAGCACGTCGCTGGCCGGCCTTGTCGCCCGGCTCGCCGAGACCGCCTGCGTCCGCGCCCCCTTCAAGCTCCAGGACGGCGGGCAGCTCGACAACTACTTCGACGAGTACCGCCTCGCCGCCGACCCGACCCTCCTGCGCGACGTCGCCACCGCGATGGTCCCGCTCGTCCCCAGCGACGCGCAGGTGCTCGCCGGCATCGAGCTGGGCGGAATCCCGCTCGTCGTCGCCCTGTCCGCCGCGACCGGGCTGCCCGCCGTCTTCCTGCGCCGCCGACCCAAGGGCTACGGCTCCCAGCACCAGATCGAGGGAGCCGCCATCGACGGCCGCCGCACCGTGCTGGTCGACGACGTCACCCGCTCCGGAAGCCAGCTGCTGCACATGGCCCGCCTACTGCGGATCGCCGGCGGGCCTGTCGCCGACGCGCTCTGCGTGCTTGAACGGCCGCTCGGCGGCCGCGAGTTGCTGGCCGAACACCGCGTCAGGCTACACGCGCTGTTCGCCGAAGCCGACCTGCCCGACCCCGGAGGGGCAGCCACCGCATGAAGTGGGCCGCGCTCTTCGACGTCGACGGCGTCCTCGTAGACCTGATGGACACCGTCGTCTGCTCCGAGGACGCCACTCCCAAGCCCGCGCCCGACGGGCTGCACCTCGCCCGCGGCCGACTCGGCGTCGTTCCCAGCGCCGCCGTCTTCGTCGGGGACATGGACGCGGACGTCCACGCAGCCAGAGCGGCGGGCGTCACCTCCGTGGGCGCGGGCTGGGGCTTCACCGAGCCCGAGGCGCTCGCAAGCTTCGGAGCCGACCTCGTCCTGCTCGATCCCTCCGAGCTCACCGACGTGCTGCTCGCCCTGCTGCGCGCGGGGCAGTCCGACGGCAACAGCAAGCGATCTTGACGCCGGATCAGCTACGCTCGATGGTGCAGCGCACAGAAGATCGGCACGTGTGCGCTGCATCATCAGTGAGCGACGGATCTGGAGTCATGGTCTACACCGTGGGGGCGCGAGCTATCTGCGTCGAGCTGGAGAACTGAGAACTTCTCAGTCCCTGTTCTCGGCCCGGCTCGGCGTGTGATCTCCCCCCACCCTCCACGACTCTTCCGTGAGGCCGTACCGCCATGCGCTCGACGCAGATCCGCTCCACCTTCCTGGACTACTTCACCGACCGCGGCCATCGCCAGGTCCCGTCCAGTCCGCTCATCCCCGCAGACCCGACCCTGTTGCTGACCAACGCCGGCATGAACCAGTTCAAGCCCTACTTCCTGGGCGAGGTCACCCCGGAGCACTCTCGTGCCACCAGCATCCAGAAGTGCGCCCGGACCTCCGACATCGACAACGTCGGCCGGACCAGCCGGCACGCCACCTTCTTCGAGATGCTCGGCAACTTCTCCTTCGGTGACTACTTCAAGGCCGACGCCATCGCCTACGCCTGGGAACTCCTCACCCAGGTCTACAACTTGGAGAGGGGCCGGCTCTGGGTCACCGTCTATCAGGACGACGACGAGGCCGAACAGCTCTGGCGCAAGATCGGCGTCCCCGCCGAGCGCATCCAACGCCTCGGCATGGAGGACAACTTCTGGTCCATGGGCGTCCCCGGCCCCTGCGGACCCTCCTCCGAGCTCCACTACGACCGAGGCCCCGCCTTCGGCCCCGAAGGCGGCCCCGCCGTCGACGGCGAGCGCTTCATGGAGATCTGGAACCTCGTCTTCATGCAGTCCCAGCGCGGCGAAGGCGACAAGAAGGGCGACTTCCCGATCCTCGGCGACCTCGCCCAGCAGAGCATCGACACCGGCCTCGGCCTCGACCGCCTCGCCGCGATCCTCCAGGGCGTCGAGAACGTCTGCAGCACCGACCTGCTGCTGCCGACCCTGAAGACGGTTCAGGAACTCGCGGGCCGCGACTACCCCGGCAGCGGTGAGGAGAAAGTCTCCTTCCAGGTCGTCACCGAGCACGCCCGCACCATCGCCTACCTGATCGCCGACGGCGTGCTGCCCGCCAAGGACGGCCGCGGGTACATCCTGCGCCGCCTCATGCGCCGCGCGATCCGGCACGCCCGGCTGCTGGGCATCAACCAGGAGGTCCTCGCGCCGACCACCAGCAGCGTGATCGCCAACCTCAGCGACGTCTGGACCGAACTCGCCGACCAGGCCGCCCTCATCGAGCAGGTCGTCACCGCCGAGGAGGAGTCGTTCACCCGCACCCTCGCGCAGGGCACCCGGCTGCTGAACGCCGCGATCACCCGTACCCGCCAGAGCCGCTCCACCGCGCTGCCCGGCGAGACCGCCTTCGAACTGGCTGACACCTTCGGATTCCCCCTGGAACTGACCGTCGAGGCAGCCCACGACGCCGGGCTGACGGTCGACGAAGGCCGCTTCGCCACCCTGCTGGACGAGCAGAAGAAGCGCGCCAAGGCCGGCGGCAAGGCCAAGACCACCCAAGCCCTGCGCCAACAGGACACCTACCGCGAGCTGTCCGCCCGCCTGCCCCGCACCGACTTCCTCGGCTACGACCACCTGCACGCCGAGGTCGTCGTCCTGGGCCTGATCTCCGACGGAGCCGTCACCACCACCGCCCCCGAAGGCGCCACCGTCGAACTCGTCCTCGACCGTTCCCCGTTCTACGCCGAGGCCGGCGGCCAGATCGGCGACACCGGCACCCTGCGCACCACCGACGGCACCCAGCTGCGGATTACCGACACCCGATACGGCCTGGAAGGATTCCGCGTCCACCGCGCCCGCGTGATCGAAGGCGAGATCCGCACCGGAGCGAGCGGCGAAGCCACCGTCGACGCCGACCGCCGCAAGGGCCTCATGCGCTCCCACTCGGCCACCCACATCCTGCACGCCGTCGTCCGCGCCACCCTTGGCGACCACGCCCGCCAGCAGGGATCCCTCGTCGAACCCGACCGGCTCCGC
Coding sequences within:
- the alaS gene encoding alanine--tRNA ligase — encoded protein: MRSTQIRSTFLDYFTDRGHRQVPSSPLIPADPTLLLTNAGMNQFKPYFLGEVTPEHSRATSIQKCARTSDIDNVGRTSRHATFFEMLGNFSFGDYFKADAIAYAWELLTQVYNLERGRLWVTVYQDDDEAEQLWRKIGVPAERIQRLGMEDNFWSMGVPGPCGPSSELHYDRGPAFGPEGGPAVDGERFMEIWNLVFMQSQRGEGDKKGDFPILGDLAQQSIDTGLGLDRLAAILQGVENVCSTDLLLPTLKTVQELAGRDYPGSGEEKVSFQVVTEHARTIAYLIADGVLPAKDGRGYILRRLMRRAIRHARLLGINQEVLAPTTSSVIANLSDVWTELADQAALIEQVVTAEEESFTRTLAQGTRLLNAAITRTRQSRSTALPGETAFELADTFGFPLELTVEAAHDAGLTVDEGRFATLLDEQKKRAKAGGKAKTTQALRQQDTYRELSARLPRTDFLGYDHLHAEVVVLGLISDGAVTTTAPEGATVELVLDRSPFYAEAGGQIGDTGTLRTTDGTQLRITDTRYGLEGFRVHRARVIEGEIRTGASGEATVDADRRKGLMRSHSATHILHAVVRATLGDHARQQGSLVEPDRLRFDFAHFSAVTPEQLAEIEAAVNGHVLDDPAVRAWHADRVEAEAAGAIALFGEKYGDTVRIVDIGDFSRELCGGTHVDHGSQVGAFRLLSESSVGSNLRRVEALTGHGTLRHHDTERRLLEEVSTLLGTSPKHAPEVLHKRLDALATMQRELVRLREAELRSQAGQFASGARQVPGGRIVSQRVTGLGADDLRVLAAGTADRLRNERAVVVLGTEHDGKALLVAAITPSLLNGGAEASQILAGAARAVGGGTGGKGPVANAGGRRVEALDEALNIAAQEAIRALDQ